From Pseudomonas vanderleydeniana, the proteins below share one genomic window:
- a CDS encoding adenosine deaminase, translating into MYDWLNALPKAELHLHLEGSLEPELLFALAERNKIALPWKDVDTLRQAYAFNNLQEFLDLYYQGADVLRTSQDFYDLTWAYLLRCKEQNVIHTEPFFDPQTHTDRGIPFEVVLNGIAAALKDGEQQLGITNGLILSFLRHLSEEEAQKTLDQALPFRDAFVAVGLDSSEMGHPPSKFQRVFDRARAEGFLTVAHAGEEGPPEYIWEAIDLLKIQRIDHGVRAIEDERLMQRIIDEQIPLTVCPLSNTKLCVFDHMSQHNILDMLERGVKVTVNSDDPAYFGGYVTENFHALHTHLGMTQDQARRLAQNSLDARLVKP; encoded by the coding sequence ATGTACGACTGGCTCAACGCCCTACCCAAGGCCGAACTGCACCTGCACCTCGAGGGCTCGCTGGAGCCCGAGCTGCTGTTCGCCCTGGCCGAGCGCAACAAGATCGCCCTGCCCTGGAAGGATGTCGATACCCTGCGCCAGGCCTACGCCTTCAACAACCTGCAGGAGTTTCTCGACCTGTACTACCAAGGCGCCGACGTGCTGCGCACCTCGCAGGACTTCTACGACCTGACCTGGGCCTACCTGCTGCGCTGCAAGGAACAGAACGTCATCCACACCGAGCCGTTCTTCGATCCGCAGACCCACACCGACCGGGGCATTCCCTTCGAAGTGGTGCTCAACGGCATCGCCGCCGCCCTCAAGGATGGCGAGCAGCAACTGGGCATCACCAACGGCCTGATCCTCAGCTTCCTGCGGCACCTGAGCGAAGAAGAGGCACAGAAGACCCTCGACCAGGCACTGCCATTCCGTGATGCGTTCGTCGCGGTCGGCCTGGACAGTTCGGAAATGGGTCACCCGCCGAGCAAGTTCCAGCGGGTCTTCGACCGCGCACGCGCCGAGGGTTTCCTCACCGTGGCCCACGCCGGCGAGGAAGGTCCACCGGAGTACATCTGGGAAGCCATCGACCTGCTGAAGATCCAGCGGATCGACCACGGCGTGCGGGCCATCGAGGACGAGCGGCTGATGCAGCGGATCATCGACGAGCAGATCCCGCTGACGGTCTGCCCGCTGTCGAACACCAAGCTGTGCGTGTTCGACCACATGTCGCAGCACAACATCCTCGACATGCTCGAGCGTGGCGTGAAGGTGACGGTGAACTCGGATGACCCGGCGTACTTCGGGGGTTATGTCACCGAGAACTTCCATGCCCTGCACACCCACCTGGGCATGACCCAGGACCAGGCCCGACGCCTGGCGCAGAACAGCCTGGATGCCCGCCTGGTCAAGCCTTGA
- a CDS encoding calcium:proton antiporter, whose product MLTLLREEKYLLLALIMAALAFPLEHALLGNGRGVALVAGLVLIGAIVCASMRVAHHAELLAEKVGDPYGTMILTLSAVLVEVVILAIMMSNEASPTLVRDTIYSAVMLDINGILGLAALMGGIKHGEQPYNDDSARTYSVMILTAMGVSMVVPEFIPESDWKVYSAFTIGAMVLLYTLFLRMQVGPHSYFFSYSYPEKKRREPGHDEPAHGNLAQSIATLVLGIVVIGALAEVMSKTLDLGLANTGAPPVITAILVAAISAAPEILTALRAALANRMQSVVNVALGASLSTVILTVPVMEAMALYTGQPFQMAMTPVQTVMVLITLVVSAINLNDGETNAIEGMTHFVLFATFVMLSLLGL is encoded by the coding sequence ATGCTCACTCTGTTACGAGAAGAAAAATACCTGCTGCTGGCGTTGATCATGGCTGCGCTTGCCTTTCCCCTGGAACACGCCCTGCTGGGCAACGGTCGGGGTGTGGCGCTGGTGGCCGGGCTGGTGCTGATCGGCGCCATTGTCTGCGCCTCGATGCGCGTGGCCCACCATGCCGAACTGTTGGCGGAAAAGGTCGGTGACCCCTACGGCACGATGATCCTGACCCTGTCGGCGGTGCTGGTGGAAGTGGTGATCCTGGCGATCATGATGAGCAACGAGGCTTCGCCGACCCTGGTGCGTGACACCATCTATTCGGCGGTGATGCTCGACATCAACGGCATCCTTGGCCTGGCCGCGCTGATGGGCGGGATCAAGCACGGCGAACAGCCCTACAACGATGATTCGGCGCGAACCTACAGCGTGATGATCCTCACCGCGATGGGCGTGTCGATGGTGGTCCCGGAGTTCATTCCCGAGTCGGACTGGAAGGTCTATTCGGCGTTCACCATCGGCGCGATGGTGCTGTTGTACACCCTGTTCCTGCGCATGCAGGTCGGTCCGCACAGCTACTTCTTCAGCTACAGCTACCCGGAGAAAAAACGCCGCGAGCCCGGCCATGACGAGCCTGCACACGGCAACCTGGCCCAGTCGATCGCGACCCTGGTGCTGGGCATCGTGGTGATTGGCGCACTGGCCGAGGTGATGTCCAAGACCCTCGACCTGGGCCTGGCGAACACCGGTGCGCCGCCGGTGATCACGGCGATCCTGGTGGCGGCGATTTCCGCTGCACCGGAAATCCTCACGGCCCTGCGCGCGGCATTGGCCAACCGCATGCAATCGGTGGTCAACGTGGCCCTGGGCGCCTCGCTGTCGACGGTGATCCTGACGGTGCCGGTGATGGAGGCGATGGCGCTCTATACCGGCCAGCCGTTCCAGATGGCGATGACGCCGGTGCAGACGGTGATGGTGCTGATCACCCTGGTCGTCAGCGCGATCAACCTCAATGACGGTGAAACCAACGCCATCGAGGGCATGACGCACTTCGTGCTGTTCGCCACGTTCGTCATGCTCTCGCTGCTGGGACTCTAG
- a CDS encoding SDR family oxidoreductase produces MSSKNALIIGASRGLGLGLVQQLLADGWNVTATVRDAGKADALKAAGPVQIETLDMDNQAAVAALADRLQGQVFDLLFVNAGVKGPADQKPANASLADIGQLFLTNAIAPVALAQRFVGQIRPGYGVIAFMSSGLGSVTTPDAPELAFYKASKAALNSMTNSFLSEIEAPTFTVLSMHPGWVKTDMGGEDAQIDVATSTRGLVDQVNAFAGRGGHHFINYKGESIPW; encoded by the coding sequence ATGAGCAGTAAGAACGCATTGATCATTGGTGCTTCCCGAGGCCTTGGCCTGGGGTTGGTACAGCAGTTGCTGGCCGACGGCTGGAACGTCACCGCCACCGTGCGCGATGCCGGCAAGGCCGACGCACTGAAAGCGGCTGGCCCGGTGCAGATCGAGACGCTGGACATGGACAACCAGGCCGCCGTCGCGGCCCTCGCCGACCGCCTGCAGGGCCAGGTATTCGACCTGCTGTTCGTCAACGCCGGGGTCAAGGGGCCAGCCGACCAGAAACCGGCCAACGCCTCGCTGGCGGACATCGGCCAACTGTTCCTGACCAACGCCATCGCCCCGGTCGCCCTGGCGCAGCGTTTCGTCGGACAGATCCGCCCAGGCTACGGGGTGATCGCCTTCATGAGCTCGGGACTGGGCAGCGTCACCACCCCCGACGCGCCGGAACTGGCCTTCTACAAGGCCAGCAAGGCCGCGCTGAACTCGATGACCAACAGCTTCCTGAGCGAAATCGAGGCGCCCACCTTCACCGTGCTGTCGATGCATCCGGGCTGGGTGAAGACCGACATGGGCGGCGAAGACGCACAGATCGACGTGGCCACCAGTACCCGTGGCCTGGTCGACCAGGTCAATGCCTTCGCCGGTCGCGGTGGTCACCACTTCATCAACTACAAGGGCGAAAGCATTCCCTGGTAA
- a CDS encoding MerR family transcriptional regulator, with product MRIGELAQASAVSRDTLRFYEQRGLIVARRSANGYRDYAPETLQLVLYIKTAQRLGFSLGEIGNSVAALWNAPNPDGAVTQLLQDKLNLIETRIAELGELRQELQQRLQQSCPLRTQTS from the coding sequence ATGCGTATCGGAGAATTGGCCCAGGCCAGCGCCGTCAGCCGCGACACCCTGCGGTTCTATGAACAGCGCGGACTGATCGTCGCCCGACGCAGCGCCAACGGCTATCGCGACTACGCTCCGGAAACGCTGCAACTGGTGCTCTACATCAAGACCGCCCAGCGCCTGGGCTTCAGCCTCGGCGAGATCGGCAACAGCGTCGCCGCCTTGTGGAACGCCCCCAATCCGGACGGCGCGGTCACACAGTTGCTGCAGGACAAACTGAACCTGATCGAGACACGCATCGCCGAACTCGGCGAACTGCGCCAGGAGTTGCAACAACGCCTGCAACAGAGTTGCCCCCTGAGAACCCAGACTTCATGA
- a CDS encoding IMPACT family protein: MPFTLAGVCEYREEIRKSRFITLAAPITSVAEAQAFIEQHSDLDATHNCWAWKLADQYRSSDDGEPGGTAGRPILAAIEAQACDQVAVLVIRWYGGIQLGTGGLARAYGGGANKCLQNAERIELISRVPLRCACSFSELALVKLRVAEAGGLVVEEAFTANGVELQLAVGESLIDTLQRQLADLSRGRILLQR, encoded by the coding sequence ATGCCCTTTACCCTTGCCGGCGTTTGCGAATACCGAGAGGAAATTCGCAAAAGCCGCTTCATCACCCTCGCCGCACCGATCACCAGCGTGGCCGAGGCCCAGGCGTTCATCGAGCAGCACAGTGACCTGGATGCCACGCACAACTGCTGGGCCTGGAAGCTCGCCGACCAGTACCGCAGCAGCGACGACGGCGAACCCGGCGGCACCGCCGGCCGGCCTATCCTCGCCGCGATCGAGGCACAGGCGTGCGACCAGGTCGCGGTGCTGGTGATCCGCTGGTACGGCGGCATCCAGCTGGGCACCGGCGGGCTGGCCCGCGCCTATGGCGGCGGAGCCAACAAGTGCCTGCAGAATGCCGAGCGCATCGAGCTGATCAGCCGGGTGCCGCTGCGCTGCGCCTGCAGCTTCAGTGAACTGGCGCTGGTCAAGCTGCGGGTAGCCGAGGCTGGCGGACTGGTGGTGGAGGAAGCCTTCACCGCCAACGGCGTGGAACTGCAACTGGCGGTCGGCGAGAGCCTGATCGACACCCTGCAACGCCAGTTGGCCGATCTCAGTCGCGGACGCATCCTCCTGCAGCGTTGA
- a CDS encoding TetR/AcrR family transcriptional regulator codes for MTVEVPAHAGKPASRIRQKNEEAIIKAAEDEFARHGFKGTSMNTIALNAGLPKANLHYYFTNKLGLYVAVLSNILELWDSTFNHLSAEDDPAEALTRYIRAKMEFSRRQPQASRIFAMEIISGGECLSEYFSQDYRTWFQGRANVFQAWIDAGRMDPVDPVHLIFLLWGSTQHYADFATQICRVTGRSRLTKQDMEDAGNNLIRIILKGCGLTPPL; via the coding sequence ATGACCGTTGAAGTCCCTGCCCACGCCGGAAAACCCGCCAGCCGTATTCGCCAGAAAAACGAAGAAGCGATCATCAAGGCCGCCGAAGACGAATTCGCCCGTCATGGCTTCAAGGGCACCAGCATGAACACCATCGCGCTGAATGCCGGGTTGCCCAAGGCCAACCTGCATTACTACTTCACCAACAAGCTGGGCCTGTACGTCGCGGTGTTGAGCAACATCCTCGAGTTGTGGGACAGCACCTTCAACCATCTGAGCGCCGAGGACGATCCGGCCGAGGCCCTGACCCGCTACATCCGCGCCAAGATGGAATTCTCCCGTCGCCAGCCCCAGGCCTCGCGGATCTTCGCCATGGAGATCATCAGCGGCGGCGAATGCCTGAGCGAGTATTTCAGCCAGGACTACCGCACCTGGTTCCAGGGCCGGGCCAACGTGTTCCAGGCCTGGATCGACGCCGGCAGGATGGACCCGGTAGACCCGGTCCACCTGATCTTCCTGCTCTGGGGCAGCACCCAGCACTACGCCGACTTCGCCACGCAGATCTGCCGTGTTACCGGCCGCTCGCGCCTGACCAAGCAGGACATGGAGGATGCCGGCAACAACCTGATCCGTATCATCCTCAAAGGCTGCGGACTGACACCGCCACTCTGA
- a CDS encoding LysR family transcriptional regulator — MSSRRPDPLAQVSDFDIRLLRIFRSVVECGGFSAAETVLGIGRSAISQQMSDLEQRLGLRLCQRGRAGFSLTEEGREVYQSALQLLSALESFRTEVNGLHQHLRGELTIGLTDNLVTLPHMRITHALAQLKERGPDVQIQIRMIAPNEVEQGVLDGRLHVGVVPQASALSGLEYQPLYSERSLLYCAVGHPLFYVDDRQLEDERLNSQDAIAPTFRLPAEIQAHYQALNCTASASDREGMAFLILTGRYIGYLPDHYASLWVQQGRLRALKASTRFYDLSLASVTRKGRRPHLVLESFLESLAATR; from the coding sequence ATGAGCAGCCGCCGTCCCGATCCCCTGGCGCAAGTCAGCGACTTCGATATCCGCCTGTTGCGGATCTTTCGCAGCGTCGTGGAATGCGGTGGCTTCTCGGCGGCGGAAACCGTGCTGGGCATTGGCCGCTCGGCGATCAGCCAGCAGATGAGCGACCTGGAACAGCGCCTCGGCCTGCGCCTGTGCCAACGCGGGCGCGCGGGCTTTTCGCTGACCGAGGAAGGTCGCGAGGTCTATCAGTCGGCGTTGCAACTGCTCAGTGCGCTGGAGAGCTTCCGCACCGAGGTCAACGGCCTGCACCAGCACCTGCGTGGCGAGTTGACCATCGGCCTGACCGACAACCTGGTCACCCTGCCCCACATGCGCATCACCCATGCCCTGGCCCAGTTGAAAGAGCGCGGCCCGGACGTGCAGATCCAGATCCGCATGATCGCCCCCAACGAAGTCGAACAAGGCGTACTCGACGGTCGCCTGCATGTCGGCGTGGTCCCCCAGGCCAGCGCACTCTCGGGGCTGGAATACCAGCCGTTGTACAGCGAGCGTTCACTGCTGTACTGCGCGGTAGGGCATCCGTTGTTCTACGTCGATGACCGGCAACTGGAAGACGAACGCCTCAACAGCCAGGACGCGATCGCCCCGACCTTCCGCCTGCCAGCCGAAATCCAGGCCCACTACCAGGCCCTCAACTGCACCGCCAGCGCCTCCGACCGCGAAGGCATGGCGTTCCTGATCCTGACCGGACGCTACATCGGCTACCTGCCGGATCACTACGCCAGCCTCTGGGTGCAACAGGGGCGGCTGCGGGCGCTGAAAGCCAGCACACGCTTCTATGACCTGAGCCTGGCCTCGGTGACCCGCAAGGGCCGGCGTCCGCACCTGGTACTGGAGAGTTTCCTGGAGAGCCTGGCGGCCACGCGTTGA
- a CDS encoding aspartate aminotransferase family protein: MNMPENAPSSVASQLKLDAHWMPYTANRNFQRDPRLIVGAEGSWLIDDKGRKVYDSLSGLWTCGAGHTRKEIQEAVARQLGTLDYSPGFQYGHPLSFQLAEKITALTPGNLNHVFFTDSGSECADTAVKMVRAYWRLKGQPTKTKMIGRARGYHGVNIAGTSLGGVNGNRKLFGQAMQDVDHLPHTLLASNAFSRGMPEQGGIALADELLKLIELHDASNIAAVFVEPMAGSAGVLVPPQGYLKRLREICDQHNILLVFDEVITGFGRTGAMFGADSFGVTPDLMCIAKQVTNGAIPMGAVIASSEIYQTFMNQPTPEYAVEFPHGYTYSAHPVACAAGLAALDLLQKENLVQSVAEVAPHFENALHGLKGSKNVIDIRNFGLAGAIQIAPRDGDAIVRPFEAGMALWKAGFYVRFGGDTLQFGPTFNSKPQDLDRLFDAVGEVLNKLD; this comes from the coding sequence ATGAACATGCCTGAAAACGCTCCGTCTTCCGTCGCCAGCCAGCTCAAGCTCGATGCCCACTGGATGCCCTACACGGCCAACCGCAACTTCCAGCGTGATCCCCGCCTGATCGTCGGTGCCGAAGGCAGCTGGTTGATCGATGACAAGGGCCGCAAGGTGTATGACTCGCTGTCGGGGCTGTGGACCTGCGGTGCCGGGCATACCCGCAAGGAAATCCAGGAAGCGGTCGCCAGGCAACTGGGGACTCTCGATTACTCGCCGGGCTTCCAGTACGGCCACCCGCTGTCGTTCCAGCTGGCGGAGAAGATCACCGCGCTGACTCCGGGCAACCTCAACCACGTGTTCTTCACCGACTCCGGTTCCGAGTGTGCCGATACCGCGGTGAAGATGGTTCGTGCCTACTGGCGCCTGAAAGGCCAGCCGACCAAGACCAAGATGATCGGCCGTGCCCGTGGTTATCACGGGGTGAACATCGCCGGTACCAGCCTCGGTGGCGTGAACGGCAACCGCAAGCTGTTCGGCCAGGCGATGCAGGACGTCGACCACCTGCCGCACACCCTGCTGGCGAGCAATGCCTTCTCCCGCGGCATGCCGGAGCAGGGCGGTATCGCGCTGGCCGATGAGCTGCTCAAACTGATCGAACTGCATGACGCTTCGAACATCGCCGCGGTGTTCGTCGAGCCGATGGCCGGTTCCGCCGGCGTGCTGGTACCGCCTCAGGGCTACCTCAAGCGTCTGCGCGAGATCTGCGACCAGCACAACATCCTGCTGGTGTTCGACGAAGTGATCACCGGCTTCGGTCGTACCGGTGCGATGTTCGGTGCCGACAGCTTTGGCGTGACCCCGGACCTGATGTGTATCGCCAAGCAGGTCACCAACGGTGCCATTCCGATGGGCGCGGTGATCGCCAGCAGCGAGATCTACCAGACCTTCATGAACCAGCCGACCCCCGAGTACGCCGTGGAATTCCCTCACGGCTACACCTACTCGGCACACCCGGTGGCCTGCGCTGCGGGCCTGGCGGCACTCGACCTGCTGCAGAAGGAAAACCTGGTGCAGAGCGTGGCCGAGGTCGCACCGCATTTCGAAAATGCACTGCATGGCCTCAAGGGCAGCAAGAACGTGATCGACATCCGCAACTTCGGCCTGGCCGGTGCGATCCAGATCGCGCCGCGTGACGGGGATGCAATCGTCCGTCCGTTCGAGGCTGGCATGGCACTGTGGAAGGCCGGCTTCTATGTGCGCTTCGGTGGCGACACCCTGCAGTTCGGCCCAACCTTCAACAGCAAGCCGCAGGACCTCGATCGCCTGTTCGATGCGGTCGGCGAAGTGCTGAACAAGCTCGACTGA
- a CDS encoding CoA-acylating methylmalonate-semialdehyde dehydrogenase, with translation MSAIQHLIDGQLVNDSGRTAAVYNPSTGQVIHQVPLASRETIQQAIDSAKAAFPAWRKTPAAKRAQVMFRFKQLLEQNESRIAQLISEEHGKTLEDAAGEIKRGIENVEYACAAPEVLKGEYSRNVGPNIDAWSDFQPLGIVAGITPFNFPAMVPLWMYPLAIVCGNCFILKPSERDPSSTLLIAQLLHEAGLPKGVLNVVHGDKGAVDALIEAPEVKALSFVGSTPIAEYIYAEGTRRGKRVQALGGAKNHAVLMPDADLDNAVSALMGAAYGSCGERCMAISVAVCVGDQVADALVAKLVPQIKALKIGAGTSCGLDMGPLVTAAAKDKVVGYIDDGLAAGAELVVDGRGLNVAGHEAGYFVGGTLFDRVTSEMRIYKEEIFGPVLCIVRVDSLEAAMQLINDHEYGNGTCIFTRDGEAARLFCDEIEVGMVGVNVPLPVPVAYHSFGGWKRSLFGDLHAYGPDGVRFYTRRKAITQRWPQRASHEASQFAFPSL, from the coding sequence ATGAGCGCAATCCAGCATTTGATCGATGGCCAGCTGGTCAACGATTCCGGTCGTACCGCCGCGGTCTACAACCCGTCGACTGGCCAGGTCATCCACCAGGTGCCACTGGCGAGCCGCGAAACCATCCAGCAGGCGATCGACTCGGCCAAGGCCGCGTTCCCGGCCTGGCGCAAGACCCCTGCGGCCAAGCGTGCCCAGGTGATGTTCCGCTTCAAGCAATTGCTGGAGCAGAATGAATCGCGCATTGCCCAACTGATCAGTGAGGAACACGGCAAGACCCTGGAAGATGCCGCCGGTGAAATCAAGCGCGGGATCGAGAACGTCGAGTACGCCTGTGCCGCCCCGGAAGTGCTGAAGGGCGAATACAGCCGCAACGTCGGCCCTAATATCGATGCCTGGTCGGACTTCCAGCCGCTGGGTATCGTGGCGGGTATCACGCCGTTCAACTTCCCGGCCATGGTGCCGCTGTGGATGTATCCGCTGGCGATCGTCTGCGGCAACTGCTTCATCCTCAAGCCCTCCGAGCGTGATCCGAGCTCGACCCTGCTGATCGCCCAACTGCTGCACGAAGCCGGCCTGCCCAAGGGCGTGCTGAACGTGGTGCATGGCGACAAGGGGGCGGTGGATGCGCTGATCGAGGCGCCGGAAGTCAAGGCGCTGAGTTTCGTCGGTTCGACACCGATCGCCGAATACATCTATGCCGAGGGTACCAGGCGCGGCAAGCGCGTCCAGGCCCTGGGCGGCGCGAAGAACCATGCGGTGCTGATGCCGGATGCGGACCTGGACAATGCCGTCAGCGCACTGATGGGCGCGGCTTACGGTTCCTGCGGCGAGCGCTGCATGGCGATCTCGGTAGCGGTGTGCGTCGGTGACCAGGTGGCGGATGCCCTGGTAGCCAAGCTGGTGCCACAGATCAAGGCGCTGAAGATCGGTGCCGGTACTTCCTGTGGCCTGGACATGGGGCCGCTGGTGACTGCCGCCGCCAAGGACAAGGTGGTTGGCTATATAGACGATGGCCTGGCCGCAGGCGCCGAGCTGGTGGTGGATGGTCGTGGTCTCAACGTAGCCGGTCATGAGGCGGGTTACTTCGTTGGCGGCACCCTGTTCGACCGCGTGACCTCGGAAATGCGCATCTATAAGGAAGAGATCTTCGGGCCGGTGCTGTGCATCGTTCGCGTGGACAGCCTGGAAGCGGCCATGCAACTGATCAACGACCACGAGTATGGCAACGGTACCTGCATCTTCACCCGTGACGGTGAAGCGGCTCGGTTGTTCTGTGACGAAATCGAAGTGGGCATGGTTGGTGTCAACGTCCCGCTACCGGTACCGGTGGCCTACCACAGCTTCGGTGGCTGGAAGCGTTCGCTGTTCGGCGACCTGCATGCCTATGGCCCGGATGGCGTGCGCTTCTACACCCGGCGCAAGGCGATTACCCAGCGTTGGCCGCAGCGCGCGAGCCATGAAGCGTCGCAGTTCGCTTTTCCCAGCCTGTAG